In one window of Chloroflexota bacterium DNA:
- a CDS encoding protein-tyrosine-phosphatase, giving the protein MPDPDLDLPIHVDWVDAGLLGDGLRGRLGLTILPGKRGKSVRYPGLVYRRDTRTDLARLRELGVGFLALLVDDYELARWGDPGLVEQATAAGIRVRRLPIPDGEAPPSLTSVDELLAEIAVARETSDAVVACMGGVGRSATVAACALAAAGLSPDRAIAHLREVRHPTAVETPHQAAFVAAYAAHRENG; this is encoded by the coding sequence GTGCCCGATCCCGACCTGGACCTGCCCATCCACGTTGACTGGGTGGACGCCGGGCTGCTGGGTGACGGCCTGCGCGGCCGTCTGGGACTGACCATCCTGCCGGGCAAGCGGGGCAAATCGGTCCGATACCCGGGGCTCGTCTACCGGCGTGACACGCGGACCGATCTCGCGCGCCTGCGCGAGCTGGGCGTCGGATTCCTGGCCCTGCTGGTGGACGACTATGAGCTCGCCCGATGGGGCGACCCGGGCCTGGTTGAGCAGGCCACCGCGGCCGGGATCAGGGTTCGTCGCCTGCCGATCCCGGACGGGGAGGCCCCGCCATCGCTGACGAGCGTGGATGAACTGCTGGCGGAGATCGCGGTGGCCCGGGAGACGTCGGACGCGGTGGTGGCCTGCATGGGGGGCGTGGGGCGGTCGGCGACGGTCGCCGCCTGTGCCCTGGCTGCCGCCGGGCTGTCCCCCGATCGGGCTATTGCCCACCTGCGGGAGGTTCGACACCCTACCGCGGTCGAAACACCGCACCAGGCGGCCTTTGTGGCCGCCTACGCTGCGCATAGGGAGAACGGATGA